The genomic window AGTGGGCACCGAGGGACGGCTGGGCGGGCAGGCACAGGTCCCCGGCGTCGCCGGAACCTGGCGCGACCTCACCGACTCCGTCAACTTCATGGCCGGCAACCTCACCAGCCAGGTCCGCTCCATCGCCCAGGTGACCACGGCCGTGGCCCGCGGCGACCTTTCACAGAAGATCACCGTCGACGCCCGCGGCGAGATCCTCGAACTCAAGAACACCGTCAACACCATGGTCGACCAGCTCTCGTCGTTCGCCGACGAGGTCACCCGCGTCGCCCGCGAGGTCGGCACCGAGGGCCAGCTCGGCGGCCAGGCCGACGTCAAGGGCGTGTCCGGCACCTGGCGCGACCTCACCGACTCCGTCAACTTCATGGCCGGCAACCTCACCAGCCAGGTCCGCAACATCTCG from Microbispora sp. ZYX-F-249 includes these protein-coding regions:
- a CDS encoding HAMP domain-containing protein, whose protein sequence is VGTEGRLGGQAQVPGVAGTWRDLTDSVNFMAGNLTSQVRSIAQVTTAVARGDLSQKITVDARGEILELKNTVNTMVDQLSSFADEVTRVAREVGTEGQLGGQADVKGVSGTWRDLTDSVNFMAGNLTSQVRNIS